The following are from one region of the Longimicrobium sp. genome:
- a CDS encoding tetratricopeptide repeat protein, which produces MLPNSMKYNPAFLDDETLIRTFVARNSDLDRILEVLRENTGVSNQHVLVIGPRGIGKTTLVLRSAAETRIDPILSAAWYPVVFGEETYQVSTPGEFWLEALFHLGEQTGEPRWKQAYEELLQEGDEVRLRARAIAQLMDFADEQGKRLLLIVENLNMLIGAQISENDAWALRQALMNEPRLMLLGTATSRFDAIDDYNQALYELFRIIELQPLEQEETQALWASNTGQKAHINRIRPLQILTGGNPRLIRILSEFAAKTSFRSLMDDLTHLVDAHTEYFKHHLDNLPPQERKVFVVLADLWDPSTARTVAGAARVDVNIASALLKRLTERGAVTAPYKRGRTQFYQVAERMYNVYHLMRRRGPSASRVHAVVRFMVSLYRGEELVQTTRSLVEEARRLTAGQRREHFAAYEAIVQMVGKVQVTQKIVEVTRYAFKTMPDVPASLLKLLNLEVEAAPSSNHSGTGSELALKAYDDALALNPDDAEVWHDRGTVLGLLGRFEEALNSFERALLLSPQMCSAWVNRGVSLSFLDRNAEALESFDRALVLDANATQAWSNRGIILADLARYEEAVDSFEHAIALDSEDADTWFNKGGALANLGRYVEAVEAYDHSLSLHSDMVDAWVNRGKALNSLSSFEEALESFEHALILNSNDPEAWLARGYTLDHMDRHHMALESYDRALALEPENSYGWFMKGNTLRSLERDKEALEAYDRALQLNSQEAAGWFIRGVLLSELGREAAALESYDRGLNLNPNDAGGWVVRGFTLILLGRAEEALGSFERCLALDRADSVVWRGMGDALSDLGRNGDALSSYERALAINPNSSTIWRLRGDALLGLGRKEDAVESYIRASELNADDADAWIRMGTTFAHLGRAQEAFDSFDKALSRYPRSSAILLARGLLHRQFHRMENAEEDFREAIALDLPDSNAKNALVELLFETGRHDDAMHAARQFAGQDGVSPDLLNDLAWAVFVLGYDDDLSEAETWARHAVEELDTNGSFCHTYASILGRQGKWGDALQQATVFLRDERFLSDSLDESIDFLIDAVAVGHQAEVLEIIQSTGQAETFEPLVVAIHYLIGDHVDVATEVAEIARDVVKRIENRRRSAIRGAINQV; this is translated from the coding sequence ATGCTTCCGAACTCGATGAAGTACAACCCGGCGTTTCTCGACGACGAGACACTCATCCGGACGTTCGTAGCTCGGAATTCGGATCTCGACCGGATTTTGGAGGTGCTCCGGGAGAACACCGGCGTTTCGAATCAGCACGTACTCGTCATCGGTCCAAGGGGGATCGGCAAGACGACACTCGTGCTCAGGTCTGCCGCGGAGACGCGCATCGACCCGATCCTGAGTGCGGCGTGGTATCCTGTAGTGTTTGGCGAGGAGACTTACCAGGTCAGCACGCCAGGGGAGTTCTGGTTGGAAGCACTCTTCCACCTTGGTGAGCAGACCGGCGAGCCACGCTGGAAGCAGGCTTACGAGGAATTGCTTCAGGAAGGTGATGAAGTGCGGCTGCGGGCGCGAGCCATCGCGCAACTGATGGACTTCGCAGACGAGCAAGGGAAACGCCTGCTGCTGATAGTGGAAAACCTGAACATGCTGATTGGGGCTCAGATCAGCGAGAACGATGCATGGGCTTTGCGGCAGGCGCTGATGAATGAGCCGCGCCTGATGCTATTAGGAACCGCCACAAGCCGTTTTGACGCGATTGATGACTACAACCAAGCACTGTATGAACTGTTCCGGATTATCGAGCTCCAACCGCTCGAACAGGAAGAGACGCAGGCTTTGTGGGCCTCCAACACAGGACAGAAAGCTCATATCAACCGCATTCGTCCGCTACAGATTCTCACCGGGGGCAACCCCCGTCTCATCCGTATCCTCTCGGAATTTGCTGCGAAGACGTCGTTCCGTTCTCTGATGGACGACCTAACCCATCTGGTGGACGCGCACACGGAATATTTCAAGCACCACCTCGACAACCTCCCCCCCCAAGAACGAAAGGTGTTCGTCGTTTTAGCAGACCTCTGGGATCCGTCGACAGCGCGGACGGTTGCCGGAGCGGCGCGAGTGGATGTCAACATCGCCAGTGCCCTTCTGAAGCGTCTGACCGAACGGGGGGCTGTGACTGCACCATACAAACGCGGTCGAACCCAATTTTATCAAGTTGCAGAGCGGATGTACAACGTTTACCACCTGATGCGTCGCAGAGGGCCGAGCGCTAGCCGAGTGCACGCCGTCGTGCGGTTTATGGTGAGCTTGTACCGAGGTGAAGAACTGGTGCAGACCACAAGGTCACTTGTTGAGGAGGCGCGTCGGCTCACGGCAGGCCAGCGGCGGGAACACTTTGCTGCTTATGAAGCGATCGTGCAAATGGTTGGAAAGGTACAGGTAACTCAAAAGATCGTTGAGGTAACTCGGTATGCATTCAAGACAATGCCCGACGTGCCTGCATCACTGCTGAAGCTCCTGAATCTCGAAGTGGAAGCTGCGCCGTCCAGCAACCATAGCGGCACCGGCAGCGAGCTAGCTCTGAAGGCGTATGATGATGCGCTTGCTCTCAATCCAGACGATGCCGAGGTGTGGCATGATCGAGGAACAGTACTCGGTCTACTGGGCCGCTTTGAGGAGGCACTAAATTCCTTTGAGCGTGCACTGCTTCTCAGTCCACAGATGTGTAGCGCTTGGGTCAACAGAGGTGTTTCGCTGAGTTTCCTTGATCGTAATGCAGAAGCGCTCGAATCATTTGATCGAGCGTTGGTGCTGGATGCAAACGCGACTCAAGCTTGGAGCAATCGGGGTATTATATTGGCAGATTTAGCTCGTTATGAAGAGGCTGTCGATTCGTTTGAACATGCGATTGCTCTAGACTCGGAGGATGCGGATACATGGTTCAACAAAGGTGGCGCCCTTGCTAACCTAGGACGCTACGTGGAAGCAGTCGAGGCGTACGACCATTCACTATCTCTACATTCGGACATGGTCGATGCCTGGGTTAACAGGGGTAAAGCGCTGAATAGTTTAAGCTCTTTCGAAGAAGCGCTAGAATCCTTTGAGCATGCGCTGATTCTGAACTCCAACGATCCAGAAGCATGGCTGGCTCGAGGTTATACGCTTGATCATATGGATCGTCATCATATGGCGCTAGAGTCGTATGATCGGGCACTTGCCCTTGAGCCAGAGAATTCTTATGGCTGGTTCATGAAGGGGAATACGCTACGTAGCTTGGAGCGTGACAAAGAAGCACTCGAGGCCTACGACCGCGCTCTGCAATTGAATTCTCAGGAAGCTGCTGGATGGTTCATTAGGGGAGTTCTGCTCAGCGAACTCGGACGTGAAGCGGCTGCGCTCGAGTCTTATGACCGTGGGCTGAATCTTAATCCGAACGATGCTGGGGGATGGGTTGTCCGAGGGTTTACGCTAATCCTACTCGGGCGTGCAGAGGAGGCACTGGGATCATTCGAGCGTTGCTTGGCTCTTGACCGAGCAGATTCAGTTGTTTGGCGCGGCATGGGAGACGCCCTCAGCGACTTGGGGCGCAATGGTGATGCATTATCTTCGTATGAGCGTGCGCTTGCCATAAATCCGAACAGTTCAACCATATGGCGCCTGAGAGGCGATGCGCTCCTAGGCCTCGGACGCAAAGAGGATGCAGTGGAATCCTATATTCGTGCGTCAGAATTGAATGCAGATGATGCTGATGCTTGGATCAGAATGGGAACCACGTTCGCACATCTCGGGAGAGCACAAGAGGCTTTCGATTCGTTTGACAAGGCGCTTTCGCGGTACCCGAGATCCTCAGCAATACTGCTCGCGCGCGGCTTGCTGCACCGCCAATTCCATAGGATGGAGAATGCCGAAGAAGACTTTAGGGAGGCTATTGCGCTGGACTTGCCGGACTCGAACGCGAAAAATGCGTTGGTTGAACTTCTGTTCGAAACAGGTCGTCACGACGATGCCATGCATGCGGCGCGACAGTTTGCTGGACAAGACGGGGTGTCCCCTGATCTGCTTAATGACCTAGCATGGGCAGTATTTGTGCTTGGCTATGATGACGACCTTTCAGAAGCCGAAACATGGGCACGACATGCTGTGGAGGAATTGGATACCAATGGGTCGTTTTGTCATACGTATGCGAGTATCTTAGGAAGACAGGGCAAGTGGGGAGATGCGCTTCAACAGGCAACAGTATTCTTGAGAGACGAACGTTTTTTGAGCGACTCTTTGGATGAGAGTATCGACTTTTTGATCGATGCTGTGGCAGTCGGCCACCAAGCTGAGGTTCTCGAAATTATTCAGTCAACTGGTCAGGCCGAAACGTTTGAGCCGCTCGTTGTTGCAATCCATTATCTGATCGGTGATCACGTTGATGTGGCTACAGAAGTCGCGGAGATTGCGCGTGACGTGGTGAAACGTATCGAAAATCGCCGTCGCTCGGCAATACGAGGCGCAATTAACCAAGTTTAG
- a CDS encoding RagB/SusD family nutrient uptake outer membrane protein yields MPKVTLTLDDHFLFYPIPQAAIDVNPNLTQNPGY; encoded by the coding sequence GTGCCCAAGGTCACGCTGACGCTCGACGACCACTTCCTGTTCTACCCGATCCCGCAGGCGGCCATCGACGTGAACCCCAACCTCACCCAGAACCCCGGCTACTAG
- a CDS encoding phosphoenolpyruvate carboxylase, which translates to MDGTRVETNGRADGGPLWRAPSQEERLAELTALDEGKKEAPLRRDVRSLGILLGRVLREQEGEALYAAVEELRGLLIRSRGESPERDASPPAPSPAGTDRASEIVAALDVGQAYRLTKAFSTYFELTNLAETAHRGRRRRAAEVHAERPPQPGTFHGTLLRLRDAGLGRDEILARLADVCVIPVFTAHPTEVARRTVLFKRARIARALERLDRLPLTDAEAARQEEAIAAEITALWQTDEVRRSRPSVRDEIQMGLDYYRRVLVETVPGLYAGLADGFRAAFGDPVSPAELPQVVRFGSWIGGDRDGNPFVTPGVTRDALQAARETILDRYVTALEQLVERLSTSTLQTPVSPALAAALERYAETGWTLDPVPERRSQTELYRRFLGYMGARLRAARDDPHHPHAYPVAADFAADLRLVRESLASNRGGRLAALLIDPLLRQVETFGFHLHTLDVRQHARLHARARDELLVSTDDGLPTPPGDDTRMVLDTMRAVADLKRTYPPEAVQAYVISGATSVDDVLTVVRLAEACGVRVAAQGGDPGLMPVPLFESIDDLRACPEICRELWTRGDYARLLDSWGRRQEVMLGYSDSNKDGGMLTSTWEIYKAHRALHDVARETRVTLRLFHGRGGTVGRGGGPTHRAITSQPPGAFTGVFRLTEQGEVLNWKYSDTVLAERNLELMVAAALDMLANPSRPDPARAEVWDRAMEEMSADAYAFYRARIADNPDILAYFEQATPVGELEHARIGSRPARRGRSTGLGDLRAIPWVFGWMQSRHVLPAWFGVGHALERFAARGREEAELLAEMARTFPLFNDLVRNVEVGLAKADLAIARRYAGLVDDEALRGRVFGMVEEEFARTRDAVLRVTGQARLLEENQVLASSIRLRNPYVDPMSLIQVDLLRRKRAGEESDELNYALAATINGISAGLRNTG; encoded by the coding sequence GTGGACGGGACGAGGGTGGAGACGAACGGGCGGGCGGACGGCGGGCCGCTCTGGCGCGCGCCGTCGCAGGAGGAGCGGCTGGCGGAGCTGACGGCGCTCGACGAGGGGAAGAAGGAGGCGCCGCTCCGCCGCGACGTGCGCTCGCTCGGCATCCTCCTCGGCCGCGTGCTGCGCGAGCAGGAGGGCGAGGCGCTCTACGCCGCCGTCGAGGAGCTGCGCGGCCTGCTGATCCGCAGCCGCGGCGAATCGCCCGAGCGCGACGCATCGCCGCCCGCGCCGTCGCCCGCGGGGACGGACCGCGCGTCGGAGATCGTCGCCGCGCTCGACGTGGGACAGGCGTACCGGCTCACCAAGGCCTTCTCCACCTACTTCGAGCTCACCAACCTGGCCGAGACCGCGCACCGCGGCCGCCGCCGCCGCGCCGCCGAGGTGCACGCCGAGCGCCCGCCGCAGCCCGGCACCTTCCACGGCACCCTCCTCCGCCTCCGCGACGCCGGCCTCGGCCGCGACGAGATCCTCGCGCGCCTGGCCGACGTCTGCGTGATCCCCGTCTTCACCGCGCACCCCACCGAGGTGGCGCGGCGCACGGTGCTGTTCAAGCGCGCCCGCATCGCCCGCGCGCTGGAACGCCTCGACCGGCTGCCGCTGACCGACGCCGAGGCCGCGCGGCAGGAAGAGGCCATCGCCGCGGAGATCACCGCGCTCTGGCAGACCGACGAGGTGCGCCGCAGCCGCCCGTCGGTGCGCGACGAGATCCAGATGGGGCTGGACTACTATCGCCGCGTGCTGGTGGAGACGGTCCCCGGCCTCTACGCGGGGCTCGCGGACGGATTCCGCGCCGCGTTCGGCGATCCCGTCTCCCCCGCCGAGCTGCCGCAGGTCGTGCGCTTCGGCAGCTGGATCGGCGGCGACCGCGACGGCAACCCCTTCGTCACCCCCGGCGTCACCCGCGACGCGCTGCAGGCCGCGCGCGAGACCATCCTCGACCGCTACGTCACCGCGCTCGAGCAGCTGGTCGAGCGCCTCAGCACCTCCACGCTGCAGACCCCCGTCTCCCCCGCGCTGGCGGCCGCATTGGAGCGGTACGCGGAGACCGGGTGGACGCTCGACCCCGTCCCCGAGCGGCGGTCGCAGACCGAGCTGTACCGCCGCTTCCTGGGGTACATGGGTGCCCGGCTCCGCGCCGCGCGCGACGATCCCCATCACCCCCACGCCTATCCGGTCGCCGCGGACTTCGCGGCGGACCTGCGGCTGGTCCGCGAGTCGCTTGCGTCGAACCGCGGCGGTCGGCTCGCCGCGCTGCTGATCGATCCGCTCCTGCGGCAGGTGGAGACGTTCGGCTTCCATCTCCACACCCTCGACGTCCGCCAGCACGCGCGCCTGCACGCCCGCGCCCGCGACGAGCTGCTCGTCTCCACCGACGACGGTCTCCCCACGCCGCCGGGCGACGACACGCGGATGGTGCTCGACACCATGCGCGCGGTGGCCGATCTCAAGCGCACCTATCCCCCCGAGGCCGTACAGGCGTACGTGATCAGCGGCGCGACCAGCGTCGACGACGTGCTCACCGTGGTCCGCCTGGCCGAGGCGTGCGGCGTCCGCGTCGCCGCGCAGGGGGGCGATCCGGGGCTGATGCCGGTGCCGCTCTTCGAGTCGATCGACGACCTGCGCGCCTGCCCGGAGATCTGCCGCGAGCTGTGGACGCGCGGCGACTACGCGCGGCTGCTGGACAGCTGGGGGCGGCGGCAGGAGGTGATGCTGGGGTATTCCGACAGCAACAAGGACGGCGGGATGCTCACCAGCACCTGGGAGATCTACAAGGCGCACCGCGCGCTGCACGACGTGGCGCGGGAGACGCGCGTCACGCTGCGCCTCTTCCACGGCCGCGGGGGGACGGTGGGCCGCGGCGGCGGGCCCACGCACCGCGCCATCACCAGCCAGCCGCCCGGCGCGTTCACCGGCGTCTTCCGCCTGACCGAGCAGGGCGAGGTGCTGAACTGGAAGTACAGCGACACCGTGCTGGCCGAGCGCAACCTGGAGCTGATGGTGGCCGCCGCGCTCGACATGCTGGCCAACCCGTCGCGACCCGATCCCGCCCGCGCGGAGGTGTGGGACCGCGCGATGGAGGAGATGTCGGCCGACGCCTACGCCTTCTACCGCGCGCGCATCGCCGACAACCCCGACATCCTCGCCTACTTCGAGCAGGCCACGCCGGTGGGAGAGCTGGAGCACGCCCGCATCGGCTCGCGCCCCGCGCGTCGCGGCCGCAGCACGGGGCTGGGCGACCTGCGCGCCATCCCCTGGGTGTTCGGGTGGATGCAGAGCCGGCACGTGCTCCCCGCCTGGTTCGGCGTGGGGCACGCGCTGGAGCGCTTCGCCGCGCGCGGGCGCGAGGAAGCGGAGCTGCTGGCGGAGATGGCGCGCACCTTTCCGCTCTTCAACGACCTGGTGCGCAACGTCGAGGTGGGGCTGGCGAAGGCGGACCTGGCCATCGCGCGGCGCTACGCCGGGCTGGTGGACGACGAGGCGCTGCGCGGGCGGGTGTTCGGGATGGTGGAGGAGGAGTTCGCGCGCACCCGCGACGCGGTGCTGCGGGTGACCGGACAGGCGCGGCTGCTGGAGGAGAACCAGGTGCTGGCGAGCTCGATCCGCCTGCGCAACCCGTACGTCGACCCCATGAGCCTGATCCAGGTCGACCTCCTCCGCCGCAAACGCGCCGGCGAGGAGAGCGACGAGCTGAACTACGCCCTGGCGGCCACGATCAACGGCATCTCCGCGGGGCTGCGCAACACGGGATGA
- a CDS encoding helix-turn-helix transcriptional regulator, whose product MANPHLLRVARRLKEARERSGLTQQQLSAELGFKDRQTLAAIEAGERRISADELARAAEVLGVAVDYFTDAFRLDGEARFSFRAKNIDPAALDAFEERAGRWIAMYRELGAQEGLPQPRIGTKLELSDRSSYEDAHACAEELHSRWSLGDVPAAALGDAIQRELGALVLNVDAPEGLSGAASQLPGLHAILINRREPVGRRSYDLGHELFHVLTWDAMPPQRVEPWEPRATKGKRVEELAENFAAALLMPAAMIAARWKSRGTADLAEWVNASATALRVSGPAVVWRLHNLGFITKNEAVVQGRLASGGTWRTRDPLPPLFSREFISRVHTAVEAGRLSLRRAARLLDIDVADFAEICRSYGLSLSYEV is encoded by the coding sequence ATGGCAAATCCTCATCTCCTTCGCGTCGCGCGGCGGCTGAAGGAAGCGCGCGAACGCAGCGGACTGACGCAGCAGCAGCTCTCGGCGGAGCTCGGCTTTAAGGATCGTCAGACGCTGGCCGCGATCGAAGCCGGCGAGCGCCGGATCTCGGCCGATGAGCTGGCGCGCGCCGCCGAGGTGCTCGGCGTGGCAGTCGACTACTTCACCGATGCCTTCCGGCTGGACGGCGAGGCGAGGTTCTCGTTCCGGGCGAAAAACATCGATCCCGCCGCGCTCGATGCGTTCGAGGAACGGGCCGGGCGGTGGATCGCGATGTACCGCGAGCTCGGTGCGCAGGAGGGGCTGCCCCAGCCGCGAATCGGGACCAAGCTGGAGCTCTCGGACCGCTCGTCGTACGAGGATGCGCACGCCTGTGCCGAGGAGCTTCACTCGCGGTGGAGCCTGGGCGACGTTCCCGCGGCGGCGCTCGGCGACGCGATCCAGCGGGAGCTCGGCGCGCTCGTCCTGAACGTCGACGCGCCGGAGGGGCTCTCCGGCGCGGCGTCGCAGCTGCCCGGGCTGCACGCGATCCTCATCAACCGCCGCGAGCCGGTCGGCCGCCGCTCGTACGACCTTGGGCACGAGCTTTTCCACGTCCTGACCTGGGATGCGATGCCGCCCCAGCGCGTCGAGCCGTGGGAGCCGCGCGCGACCAAGGGCAAGCGCGTCGAGGAGCTGGCGGAGAACTTCGCGGCCGCGCTGCTGATGCCGGCCGCGATGATAGCCGCGCGATGGAAGTCGCGCGGCACGGCGGACCTCGCGGAGTGGGTGAACGCCAGCGCGACGGCGCTCCGGGTGAGCGGCCCGGCCGTCGTGTGGCGCCTGCACAACCTGGGGTTCATCACGAAGAACGAGGCGGTGGTCCAGGGACGGCTCGCGTCCGGAGGCACATGGCGGACGCGGGACCCGCTTCCGCCGCTGTTCAGCCGCGAGTTCATCTCGCGCGTGCACACGGCGGTGGAGGCCGGGCGCCTGTCGCTGCGCCGCGCGGCGCGGCTGCTCGACATCGATGTTGCGGATTTCGCGGAGATCTGCCGCTCGTACGGGCTCTCGCTCTCTTACGAAGTCTGA
- a CDS encoding DNA-3-methyladenine glycosylase: protein MVHSPVMDAQQTGRRRRARSVASRGLGVGDADHHGRSMEMTQAGSVNDAVVVEVPERFDFAWAVGFLGPRAVLSIERIAAGEYRRSLRVDGRAVTLAVTLREAPAPALLVRSSPALAPEELRALARRMFDLTANVEAFRSLAAGDAILAPLVARQPHIRLPQYGDPFEALIRAILGQQVSVAAAATMADRLVRLVAAPARGLDGDVFLAFPLPEMLSATPMDALRGIGLTRAKSESVLAAAVAASRMDLESLRGMSAEEADARLTSIRGVGPWTAAYLRMRAFGDRDAFPVSDLGIIKAMRREGIERPAEVRERAERWRPWRAYAALHLWESLGANV, encoded by the coding sequence TTGGTCCACTCGCCGGTCATGGATGCGCAACAAACGGGTCGCCGCCGGCGCGCTCGCAGCGTAGCTTCGCGCGGGCTCGGGGTGGGCGATGCCGATCACCATGGGAGATCGATGGAGATGACGCAGGCGGGGTCTGTGAACGATGCGGTGGTCGTGGAGGTGCCGGAGCGATTCGATTTTGCGTGGGCGGTGGGATTCCTCGGCCCGCGCGCGGTGTTGTCGATCGAGCGGATCGCCGCCGGCGAGTACCGCCGCAGCCTGCGCGTGGACGGCCGCGCGGTGACGCTCGCCGTCACCCTGCGCGAAGCGCCGGCGCCCGCGCTGCTGGTGCGTTCGTCGCCCGCGCTGGCGCCGGAGGAGCTGCGCGCGCTCGCCCGGCGCATGTTCGACCTGACGGCGAACGTCGAGGCGTTCCGCTCCCTTGCGGCCGGCGATGCGATCCTGGCGCCGCTCGTCGCGCGGCAGCCACACATCCGCCTGCCGCAGTACGGCGATCCGTTCGAGGCGCTGATCCGTGCCATCCTCGGCCAGCAGGTGAGCGTCGCCGCCGCCGCGACGATGGCGGATCGGCTGGTGCGGCTCGTCGCCGCGCCCGCGCGGGGGCTGGACGGCGATGTCTTTCTCGCTTTTCCGCTGCCCGAGATGCTCTCGGCCACGCCGATGGATGCGCTACGCGGGATCGGCCTCACGCGCGCGAAATCGGAGTCCGTGCTCGCGGCTGCGGTCGCCGCGTCGCGGATGGACCTGGAGTCGCTGCGCGGGATGTCCGCGGAAGAGGCGGACGCGCGGCTGACGAGCATCCGCGGCGTCGGCCCCTGGACGGCGGCCTACCTGCGCATGCGCGCCTTTGGCGACCGCGATGCCTTTCCTGTATCCGACCTCGGCATCATCAAGGCGATGCGCCGCGAGGGGATCGAGCGCCCTGCCGAGGTGCGCGAACGCGCCGAGCGGTGGCGCCCCTGGCGCGCCTACGCGGCGCTCCACCTGTGGGAGTCGCTGGGCGCGAACGTGTGA
- a CDS encoding PaaI family thioesterase, whose translation METSDLMALGEAALASQPFSRFLGAELHAFAPGSAELRLPVRPELLQQHGFVHGGVLGYLADNALTFAGGSALGPAVVTAEYVMSYLRPARGETLVARATVLSAGKRRAVCRCDVFAVAGGEETLCAAAQGTIARLGEESGE comes from the coding sequence ATGGAGACGAGCGACTTGATGGCCCTGGGCGAGGCGGCGCTCGCGTCGCAGCCGTTCAGCCGCTTCCTCGGCGCGGAGCTGCACGCGTTCGCGCCGGGAAGCGCGGAGCTGCGGCTGCCCGTGCGGCCCGAGCTGCTGCAGCAGCACGGGTTCGTGCACGGCGGCGTGCTCGGCTACCTGGCCGACAACGCGCTGACCTTCGCGGGCGGCTCGGCGCTCGGGCCCGCCGTGGTGACGGCGGAGTACGTGATGAGCTACCTGCGCCCCGCGCGCGGCGAGACGCTGGTCGCGCGGGCGACGGTGCTGTCCGCGGGAAAGCGCCGCGCCGTATGCCGCTGCGACGTGTTCGCCGTCGCCGGCGGCGAGGAGACGCTGTGCGCGGCCGCGCAGGGAACCATCGCGCGGCTGGGGGAGGAGAGCGGCGAGTGA
- a CDS encoding class I SAM-dependent methyltransferase, translating to MSGGAERAQVRASYDALADEYARHVAGELEHKPFDRAFLDRFAARMGGAGPVVDVGCGPGHVAAYLHARGLEVRGIDLSPEMVEQARARFPAVPFNAGDVTALDAPDASWAAAVAFYSLIHLRAGEMAVALRELRRVLRPGGLLLVAFHVGEETRHFDELWGVRIDLDFRFFTSAEMEGWLRAAGFDVESLEERDPYPDVEAQTRRCYIVARPAPTNLGE from the coding sequence GTGAGCGGCGGCGCGGAACGAGCGCAGGTCCGCGCCAGTTACGACGCGCTCGCGGACGAGTACGCGCGGCACGTCGCCGGCGAGCTGGAGCACAAGCCGTTCGACCGCGCGTTCCTGGACCGCTTCGCCGCGCGGATGGGCGGTGCGGGGCCGGTGGTGGACGTCGGCTGCGGCCCCGGGCACGTCGCCGCGTACCTGCACGCGCGCGGGCTCGAAGTGCGCGGGATCGACCTGTCGCCGGAGATGGTGGAGCAGGCGCGCGCCCGCTTCCCCGCCGTCCCCTTCAACGCGGGCGACGTCACCGCGCTCGACGCGCCCGATGCGAGCTGGGCCGCCGCCGTCGCCTTCTACTCGCTGATCCATCTCCGTGCCGGTGAGATGGCCGTCGCGTTGCGCGAGCTGCGGCGGGTGCTGCGGCCGGGCGGCCTCCTCCTCGTGGCCTTCCACGTCGGCGAGGAGACGCGCCACTTCGACGAGCTGTGGGGCGTTCGCATCGACCTCGACTTCCGCTTCTTCACGTCCGCGGAGATGGAGGGCTGGCTGCGCGCCGCCGGATTCGACGTCGAGAGCCTCGAGGAGCGCGATCCCTATCCCGACGTCGAAGCCCAGACGCGCCGGTGCTATATCGTCGCGCGGCCGGCGCCAACGAATCTCGGTGAATGA
- a CDS encoding cupin domain-containing protein → MEMTDTGVILKRFERPDEVRRMEKGRFEIVRLHGMTIGRATYEPGWRWSEHVGPGVGAERCSVEHVGMVISGAAGVSFADGRTAELRAGSLFYVPPEPHDSWVIGDEPYVSLHFLGADHYAAPTETLDR, encoded by the coding sequence ATGGAGATGACCGACACCGGCGTGATCCTGAAGCGCTTCGAACGGCCGGACGAGGTGCGGCGGATGGAGAAGGGGCGGTTCGAGATCGTGCGCCTGCACGGGATGACCATCGGGCGGGCGACGTACGAGCCGGGGTGGCGCTGGTCCGAGCACGTGGGGCCCGGCGTGGGCGCGGAGCGCTGCTCGGTGGAGCACGTGGGGATGGTGATCTCGGGCGCGGCGGGCGTCTCGTTCGCGGACGGGCGCACGGCGGAGCTGCGCGCCGGCTCGCTCTTTTACGTCCCGCCCGAGCCGCACGACAGCTGGGTGATCGGCGACGAGCCGTACGTCTCCCTCCACTTCCTCGGCGCCGACCACTACGCCGCTCCGACGGAGACGCTGGATCGCTGA
- a CDS encoding DUF1572 family protein, translated as MDIGSEYLRDVAERLRTLRQTAERAVAQVDDEAFFAQPDPETNSIAINLKHVGGNLRSRFTDFLTSDGEKPDRDRESEFVIAPNETRAAVEEGWRQGWALLEGALASLTPDDVLHTVYIRGEPHTVIGALNRQVAHIANHVGMIVLLAKHYAGGAWKTLSIPRGASERFTQEMAEANRRE; from the coding sequence ATGGACATCGGGAGCGAGTACCTGCGCGACGTGGCCGAGCGGCTGCGCACGCTGCGCCAGACCGCCGAGCGCGCCGTCGCGCAGGTGGACGACGAAGCGTTCTTCGCCCAGCCGGACCCGGAGACGAACAGCATCGCCATCAACCTGAAGCACGTGGGCGGCAACCTGCGCTCGCGCTTCACCGATTTCCTGACCAGCGACGGCGAGAAGCCCGACCGCGACCGCGAGTCCGAGTTCGTGATCGCTCCGAACGAGACGCGCGCGGCCGTCGAGGAGGGATGGCGGCAGGGATGGGCGCTGCTGGAGGGCGCGCTGGCCTCGCTCACGCCGGACGATGTTCTGCACACCGTCTACATCCGCGGCGAGCCGCACACCGTCATCGGCGCACTGAACCGCCAGGTTGCGCACATCGCCAACCACGTGGGGATGATCGTGCTGCTGGCCAAGCACTACGCCGGCGGCGCGTGGAAGACGCTCAGCATCCCCCGCGGCGCCTCCGAGCGCTTCACGCAGGAGATGGCCGAGGCGAATCGGCGGGAATAA